From Coffea arabica cultivar ET-39 chromosome 2e, Coffea Arabica ET-39 HiFi, whole genome shotgun sequence, the proteins below share one genomic window:
- the LOC113738937 gene encoding uncharacterized protein has protein sequence MGKNIDSFGLLPNNFSFSDVENQTRDVLAEKNIKVLEKDLNAISLLNQNQRHAFEVISKRVYENKSGAFFVDGPGGTRKSFLYRALLADIRSKGYIALATAASGIAASILPRGRIAHSRFKIPIDTSEGRACKISKQSSLASMIKECKLIIWDKAPMCKRSAIEALNDFLRDLMNSDKIFGGKVIVLGGDFRQTLPVVRKGSQSETIVASLINSPIWPALEKLELTQNMRARFDPSFTDYLLRVGDGTDQAEDDSLIHLPSSILVSNGSQNASLHDLIDVVYPHIHYRSENPALPLNRAILTIKNHFVNKVNDILIDKFPGIAVEYLSFDRALNPNNQVQYEDFLNSLSPSGLPPYKLILKPGVPVILLRNLDPTESLCNGTRLICKSLSKHVIHAQIAVGDFAGKDVFIHRIPLQPPTDEQYPIPYTRTQFPICLCFAMIINKAHGQTLDYVGIYLKEPVFSHGQLYIALSRAKTASQVKVLIQSPFFDKPRTDQTKNIVFKEVLETSRIAAK, from the coding sequence ATGGGAAAAAATATAGATTCATTTGGCCTACTTCCTAATAATTTCTCATTCTCAGATGTAGAGAACCAAACAAGAGATGTATTGGCTgaaaaaaacataaaagttcTTGAAAAGGACTTAAATGCGATTTCTTTGCTTAATCAGAACCAAAGGCATGCATTTGAAGTTATATCTAAAAGAGTTTATGAAAATAAGAGTGGTGCATTTTTTGTTGATGGCCCTGGTGGAACTAGAAAATCTTTTCTTTATAGAGCGTTGTTAGCTGATATTAGATCAAAGGGATATATAGCATTAGCGACAGCCGCATCAGGTATTGCTGCATCAATACTACCTAGAGGTAGAATTGCTCACTCTCGGTTTAAAATACCAATTGATACCTCAGAGGGTAGAGCATGCAAAATTAGTAAACAAAGCAGTTTGGCAAGTATGATTAAGGAAtgcaaattaattatttggGATAAGGCTCCAATGTGCAAGAGATCTGCGATTGAAGCTTTAAATGATTTTCTTAGAGATCTTATGAATTCAGATAAGATCTTTGGTGGGAAAGTAATTGTTCTTGGGGGTGATTTCAGGCAAACCTTACCAGTGGTTCGTAAGGGAAGCCAATCTGAAACCATTGTTGCTTCTTTGATTAATTCCCCTATCTGGCCAGCTCTTGAAAAATTAGAGCTCACACAAAACATGAGGGCTCGATTTGATCCCTCATTCACTGATTACTTATTAAGGGTTGGTGATGGCACTGACCAAGCTGAAGATGACAGTCTCATACACCTGCCTTCTTCCATTTTGGTTAGCAACGGTTCACAGAATGCATCACTTCATGATCTGATAGATGTGGTTTATCCCCACATTCATTATAGATCAGAAAATCCTGCCTTGCCATTAAATCGAGCAATCCTCACCATAAAGAATCATTTTGTGAATAAAGTGAATGATATCTTAATTGATAAATTTCCAGGTATAGCAGTAGAATATCTGAGTTTTGATCGAGCTTTGAATCCAAACAACCAAGTTCAATATGAAGATTTTTTAAACTCCTTATCTCCCAGTGGCCTTCCACCCTATAAACTAATCTTGAAACCTGGTGTTCCTGTGATATTGCTTAGAAACCTCGACCCTACTGAGAGTCTTTGCAATGGAACAAGATTAATTTGTAAAAGTTTGAGCAAACATGTCATTCATGCTCAAATAGCTGTAGGAGATTTTGCTGGAAAAGATGTCTTCATCCATAGAATTCCCTTACAACCTCCAACTGATGAACAATATCCTATTCCATATACAAGGACTCAGTTTCCAATTTGCTTGTGCTTTGCCATGATAATAAACAAAGCTCACGGACAAACGCTTGATTATGTTGGTATCTATTTGAAGGAACCAGTGTTTTCCCATGGGCAGCTCTATATTGCATTATCGCGAGCAAAAACTGCTTCTCAAGTCAAAGTGCTCATTCAATCTCCATTTTTTGACAAGCCTAGAACAGACCAGACAAAAAATATTGTATTTAAAGAAGTTCTTGAAACTTCTCGCATAGCTGCCAAGTAA